In Helicoverpa armigera isolate CAAS_96S chromosome 20, ASM3070526v1, whole genome shotgun sequence, one DNA window encodes the following:
- the LOC110373441 gene encoding large ribosomal subunit protein mL40, with protein sequence MLNLSLLRQFSKLALCSTPNIPIASRGIATTAAVQFKITEQLWAEPMKKKKKIDPAIVKAREDRRRKKLEKQIRRLEKNARQLKPIDEMEVPLELLDNFNKRKRPQPKLTPEVIEARALLQKDWTRYKRQEYIANVAQIDRIMGAQRRALDKLLEESEDLYNEAIMPDMQLIPYEIQGPVATPPIKNYLSPDGEYIDVSKKWDN encoded by the exons ATGTTGAATTTGTCTTTATTAAGACAGTTCTCCAA ATTAGCTTTATGTTCTACTCCGAACATACCAATTGCAAGTAGAGGCATTGCCACAACAGCAGCAGTGCAGTTTAAAATTACAGAACAATTATG GGCAGAACcaatgaagaagaagaaaaaaatagatcCAGCTATTGTAAAGGCTCGAGAGGACAGACGTCGTAAGAAGCTTGAGAAACAGATCAGGAGATTGGAGAAAAATGCCCGCCAGCTCAAACCTATTGACGAAATGGAAGTGCCTCTTGAATTGCTTGacaattttaa TAAACGGAAGAGGCCACAACCAAAACTGACACCTGAGGTCATAGAAGCCCGTGCATTATTACAAAAGGATTGGACTCGGTACAAGCGTCAGGAGTACATTGCTAACGTGGCACAGATTGATAGAATTATGGGAGCACAGCGGAGGGCACTTGATAAGCTTTTGGAAGAGTCAGAAGATTTGTACAATGAGGCTATTATG CCTGATATGCAGTTGATTCCCTATGAGATCCAAGGGCCAGTGGCGACGCCGCCCATCAAGAATTACCTATCACCAGACGGCGAATACATTGATGTCTCTAAAAAGTGGGACAATTAG